The DNA region GCGCCGGACACGACTTCGCCGAGGTCGCCGGGGCCGACCACGCCCAGGCCCGGGAGCTGCTGCGCACCTGCGTCCGCCTCATGCAGACCGTCCAGTCCGTCCCCCAGGTCGTCATCGCCCGGGTCCACGGGCTGGCCACCGCCGCCGGCTGCCAACTCGTGGCCACCTGCGATCTGGCCGTCGCCGCGCACGGCGCCGGATTCGCCGCCCCGGGCGGCAAAGGCGGCTGGTTCTGCCACACGCCGATGGTGGCGATCTCCCGCAACGTCGGCCGCAAGCGCGCCATGGAGATGGCGCTGACCGGCGACACCGTGGACGCCGCGACGGCGGCCGAGTGGGGCCTGGTGAACCAGGCCGTGCCCGATGGTGAACTCCACAAGGCCACCCGGGACCTGCTCGAACGCGCCACCCGCGGCGGGCCGCGCAGCACCGCCCTGGGTAAGCAGGCGATGTACGCCCAGTTCGACCGGCCCGAAGCCGACGCCTACACCTACGCGGTGGAGGTGATGGCGGCCGGCAGCCAGACACCCGAAGCGCGCGAGGGCATCGCCGCGTTCCTGGAGAAGCGCCCGCCCCGGTGGCCGGCCTGACCTCCGATCACGCCGACCGCCCGCCGCCGTCCTGCGGCAGCAGCCGGGGGCCGACGTCGGACAGCCACTTCAGCGCCCACTCCAGCGGGCCGCGGCCGAACAGCGGCATCCACAGCGTCGCGAACACCAGCGAGCCGAGCACGAACAGCTCCAGTCGGAACGGCGCGGCGTCGGCATACGACATGTCGAACAGCGC from Nocardiopsis mwathae includes:
- a CDS encoding enoyl-CoA hydratase-related protein, with product MRHDHVLVERDGAYATITMDRPQRRNALSLAHMRELTAAFEEIAATDTRGVTLAATGPVFCAGHDFAEVAGADHAQARELLRTCVRLMQTVQSVPQVVIARVHGLATAAGCQLVATCDLAVAAHGAGFAAPGGKGGWFCHTPMVAISRNVGRKRAMEMALTGDTVDAATAAEWGLVNQAVPDGELHKATRDLLERATRGGPRSTALGKQAMYAQFDRPEADAYTYAVEVMAAGSQTPEAREGIAAFLEKRPPRWPA